The nucleotide window TCCCGTCTTTTGTTCTCGATTCCAAGTTGATTTTTACTCTGTCTTCAGTCAAATAATCTATTATTTTCATTTCCTTCTCCTATTTTGTAATCAGATTTTCTCCCATTTCTTTAAAATTTCTTCTATTGTTTCTTTCTGCGATTTTTCGGACAAATTATAAGTTATGTAGCCTTTTTCTTTTCTGAACCAGGTCATTTGCCTTTTGGCATATCTTCGACTTTCTTTTTTTATTTCTTCTACTGCTTTTTCCAAAGAAATTGCCCCGTCAAAATAATCAAACAGCTCTTTATATCCTATAGCCGTTATTTTATGCCTATTTTTACTATATTTATCATATACTTTTTTCACTTCGTCAGGAAGTCCTTTATTTATCATTATGTCTACTCTTTTATTGATTCCTTCGTACATTTCTTCTCTGTTTCGTGTCAAAAATATTTTCAAAAAATCGTAATTATTATTTTTTATATTTTCCGTTCTTATTTCGCTGAACTTTTTTCCTGTGAGAATACATACTTCCAAAGCTCTCACAATCCTGACTTTGTTATTCCTGTCTATATCATTATATGCTTTTATATCAATTTTTTCAAGCTCTTCACATAATTCTTCCACAGTTTTTTTTTCCAGTTCTTTTCGTAATTTCTCATCTTTTGAAGGTAAATCCGAAAATCCTTCTGTCAAAGCTTTTATATAAAGTCCCGTACCACCTGTGATTATTATATTTTCTTTATTTTTTTCTTTTTCTTTCAATATTCTGTTCGCTTCTTTTTCAAAATCACCCACAGAATAATCTTCATCAGGATTTATAATATCAAGCATATAATGCTTTATTCCGTCCATTTCTTCAGTTGTAACTTTCGCAGTTCCTATGTCCATTTCTCTGTATATCTGCGTTGAATCTGCAGAAATAATATCGGAATGTATTTTTTTCGCAAGAATTATAGAAATATCGGTTTTCCCCACACCTGTAGGTCCGCTTATTACAATCCCTTTCAATAAATCATTCATTTTTATTCCTTTTTACTTTAACTTGTTACGCCGAGCCGAATTAAATAACATACTCAAATTCATATCCTGCAATGATTATCATATCTCCTTCTTCCACTCCGGCATTTTCCAACTCGACTTCCATTCCTAAAGTCCTCATCACCTGAAGGAAGTTTATAATTCCTTCATCTCCGGTAAATACATACTTTTTCAATACATCATCGACAATTCTTCCGTCTACTTCAAATACATGATCTTCGAGTTTATTAATAATCCAGTCGTCTTTTTTGTTCATTTCACACAGCAGTTCATCTACAGAATATTCTTCTTCCAATTCTTCACGAGGAATTTCTTTTATAAGTTCCCAAGCCTTCATAAGAACAGGCTTTATTCCCTCATTGGCTATAACCGACACAGGATATACGTACTCTATTCCTCGGTCTTTGACAAATTTTTCAAAACTGTCGTATTTCTTATCATCATACAACATATCTATTTTATTTGCAACTACAATTTGAGGTTTTTTCGCCAATTTTTCACTGTAATTTTCAAGTTCTCTGTTAATTTTCAAAAAATCCTCTTCGGGACTTCTGCCGTCTATTCCCGAAATATCCACAATATGGATAATCAGTTTACATCTTTCTATATGCTTTAAAAATCTGTCTCCCAGTCCTATCCCTTCATGAGCTCCTTCAATAAGCCCCGGTACATCGGCTATTACAAAGCTTTCTTCATCTCCTATCCTTACTACTCCCAACTTCGGTTTCAATGTAGTAAAATGGTAACTCGCCACTTTGGAATTTGCAGCCGACACTTTATTTATAAAACTTGATTTTCCTACACTAGGATAGCCTACCAATGCAGCGTCGGCGAGCAGTTTCAGCTCAAGCTTTATTTTCAGCTCTGCTCCTTCTCTTCCACTTTCAGCTATTCTCGGAGCTTTTCTTACAGAAGACTTGAAATGGATATTTCCTCTTCCGCCGTCGCCGCCTTTCAGAAATATAACTTTTTCATTGGGTCTATCCAAATCCAGTAAAAGTCTGTTTGTTTCAAAATCTCTTATCATAGTCCCTACAGGTACTTTAATTATAAGGTCGTTTCCCGATTTTCCCGTAGAACGTGCAGCAGCACCTCTTTCACCGTCTCCTGCCTGAAATTTTTTACTGCTTTTAAAATCGACTAACGTATTTATATTAGGATCAGTCAGAAAAACTATATCTCCGCCTTTACCGCCGTCGCCGCCGTCAGGTCCTCCGAATTGAACAAATTTTTCTCTCCTGAATGTAGCAGCACCGTCGCCGCCTCTACCCGATATAACGGTAATTACACTCTCGTCTATAAACATTTTTTTCTCCCGTTTACTTTTCTAATTTAGGTTACTATTATAGCACGGATAGAGATTTTTTCAAATATACTTACTTGCCTCTTTAATACTGAGCTTTGACATTTTATCCTTATTTTTCTCAATAAAATCTGTTACCCAATCAGGGTTTGTCTTACTGTAATCTCTCAAAGCCCATCCTATTGCTTTATTAATAAAAAATTCCGTACCGTTTAAGTTGTTTTCTATAATTTCCGACAATAATTCCGTATTTGTTTTTTCTTTTCTCAATAACTGATGATCTATGGCTATTCTTCTGAGCCAGATGTTTTTATCTTTACTCCATTTAATCAATGTCTTATTTATTTCCGGGTATTTCAATGCAGTTTCTCCGACAATCACATCTATCCCGTCAACAGTATCCCACCATGACTTTGTTATAATCAGTTTTTTTATTTTCGGAATATCCTTTTCAGTCAGAAACTTCACCATTTCTTTTAAATAGTCTATTGCCGAATACTGAAGTTCTCTATATTCATTTTCCCAGCATTTATTTATAAAATCCCAATTAATTATCTCTTCCTTTTTATATTCTTTGAAAAAATTTTTAAATATTTTTCTTCTTTCAGGTGTCTTAATGCCTATATATTTAAACTTATTCAACATATAAGCGGACATTTTTTCAGCTTCTTTTTCATTTTTGTGTTTCATCATTTCTTCAAAAAGGTTATCAAAATTCATTTCTATTCTCCTCTTGAAACTGTTTTATTTTTTATAATCCGTTATTCCGAATCTGTTCCCGAAAGGATCTTCAAATTCCACAGCATTTCCTGTTCTTATCGAAAAAGGCTCGGATAGGAGTTTTATATTATTATCACATCAGTGAGTCCGTTTTTAGTTGCTATATTTTTCAAATTATTCATATAATCATCATTAGGGGTATAAGCCACTAATACATCTCTTCTGACCCCATTTTGTCTAAATCGCAGTAATTTATATTTCAGGTTTTTATCATATTCGGCAATGAGTTTACTTATATTGTCCACTGTTTTTTCATTATCAATAATTTCAGGCACAATAACTGTTCTCACTTCATATATTTTACCGATTTCAACAAGAAATTTAAAATTTTTTATAACATTTTCATTGGAAACTCCAACCATTAATATATGATCTTTTTCATCAAAAGCTTTTATATCGAGCATTATCTTGTCTGTTACACTTAAAAATTCTTTTTTATCTTCAGTCCAAAGGGGAATCGAGCCGTTACTGTCCACAAAACAGGTCATCCGTTCCCATCGCTTTTTGACTGCTTTAAAAAGTTCCGTTAAAAACTTCCACTGGAGCGAACATTCTCCCCCCGAAACAGTAATTCCCGATATAAAAGGAGCAACTTCCTCGATTTCTTTTAAAATATCATCAATTCCCATAACACTGATTTCTTCGGGAACTTTATTTTCCCCGAACACTTCTATAGTTTCAGGATTATGACAGTACAGGCAGTCAAAATTACACCCTTGAAAAAATATTGACAGCCTGTTACCCGGGCCGTCAACATTACTGAAGGGTATTATCTTATTAACAATCCCTTTCATTATTCATTTCCTCTTACTTTTCTTTCCAATATTTTTGAATTTTCCCTTGCACCTAAACCGAATACAACCGTCTGCTGTATTACCTGTTCATTTTTGTATAATTTTTCCATTTCGGATTTTTTCACAAGATAGCCTGTAATTCTTATTACGTCGGCATCAGTAGAATACACTGAAAAATATCTCATTCCTTCTTTAAATGCACCTTTTATAATATCCAATATTGATGCCGGATTTTTTGAAGCCATTTCATCAAAAGGAAAAATATCTCCTATTCCCGATTTGAAATAAGGATGAAATCTCGCTGTCTGCTTTATGTGTTTTGGCAATACAGGCTCATCTCCTATAGGTATTCTGCATCCCGGACTTATCCCATGATCAGTGTCTATTCCTACCTGTGCATGCAACACATAATGATCATCAGTTATTTCACAGTATTTCACTTTGTAATTATGTACCAATTCCTGAAGTTTATCAATGATTTTTACTCCCAGATCGTCGGCATATTTGCTCCAACCGAATTTATCTTCTTTTTTCTCTGCTCCGATTATTTTGTTTACACATTCTGCAAGTCCTACCATTCCGAACATTCCACTGAATCTGTTTCTATAGATCAATTCTTCTTTTACAAGAAAACTCGACTCAAAAAAACCGCTTTCTTCTACTAAAAATCTTATTCTTTCGTCCATAAATCTCGCCATTTTGTTTACCGCATCAGGCAGTTTGTTATTAAGCAGATCTTCTTCATCTTTTGCCTCGTCAGCAAGTTTTGCAAGGTTAAGTCTTACAAGAGTGTAAGCTCCCCCTCCGATACTGAGTCCGTTGTAACAGCTTGCTATGGCATAATCTTTCCCGTAAAAATCCTTTTGAAACATTTTATAATTGGAAAAACTCGGTTTTGCTACTTTCAGGCTTGTTTCCACACACTGAATCGCAAAGTCGTCAGGAGTTATATCTTCGTCATACTTCAATGTTAAATTCGGTGTCATCGTATTAAGTTCCACAGTTGCTCTTAATATCATTTCTCCCGCTTTTGTTTTTTCAGGTCCTAAATTTGCGTGACAGAACGAATCGGTAATGGTTCTGTCTATTTGCAATAAAAATAATTTTATAGCTTTATACGCTTCTTCTTCGTTTTTTATATAAGGTTCGAGCAACATATCTATATTTCCCAAATATACAGGATATGAAGTTATCGACGGTACATGGTTGTACAGTATAAGTAAATTTGTCGTAGCTTCCCAGATATCTTTCGCAGGCTCCAGTTCAAGAAATTTACTTCCCTGTTTCATAAATTTTTCATAATCGGGAGTAATGTATCTCGCTCTGTAAGGGGCATTCCCCTCAAACAAATCGCATATTATCCCTTTATCTCTGTATTCCTGAATATCGGGTGTAATATTCAGCACACTCAAAGTATCTTCGGCAGCTCCTGCCAATGTTCTTAACTTCTGCTCATAAGTCAGTACTCTATTTTTTATAATTGATAAAATCTGATCCGACATTGATTTCCTCCTATAAAAATCTTCTTTAAATTCCCGTACTTATTTATATTTATCTTTTTTATACAAATATTTTACCACATTTTTTGTGATTTGGGTATAGGGATTTTATTAGGAAATTTTTATTTCAACCAGTCCGTAAGGTAAATATGTTTTACTATCAAAATATAATCCTGTTTTTGTATCTTCTTTCATTTGATATATTGTTCCTACTTTACCTTTAAATCCACCTATAAAAGTAATCATTTTATCTTTTTCTTTGCTGTATTTTTTGATTATTTTCTTTATCTCG belongs to Pseudoleptotrichia goodfellowii and includes:
- the miaA gene encoding tRNA (adenosine(37)-N6)-dimethylallyltransferase MiaA yields the protein MNDLLKGIVISGPTGVGKTDISIILAKKIHSDIISADSTQIYREMDIGTAKVTTEEMDGIKHYMLDIINPDEDYSVGDFEKEANRILKEKEKNKENIIITGGTGLYIKALTEGFSDLPSKDEKLRKELEKKTVEELCEELEKIDIKAYNDIDRNNKVRIVRALEVCILTGKKFSEIRTENIKNNNYDFLKIFLTRNREEMYEGINKRVDIMINKGLPDEVKKVYDKYSKNRHKITAIGYKELFDYFDGAISLEKAVEEIKKESRRYAKRQMTWFRKEKGYITYNLSEKSQKETIEEILKKWEKI
- the obgE gene encoding GTPase ObgE, translated to MFIDESVITVISGRGGDGAATFRREKFVQFGGPDGGDGGKGGDIVFLTDPNINTLVDFKSSKKFQAGDGERGAAARSTGKSGNDLIIKVPVGTMIRDFETNRLLLDLDRPNEKVIFLKGGDGGRGNIHFKSSVRKAPRIAESGREGAELKIKLELKLLADAALVGYPSVGKSSFINKVSAANSKVASYHFTTLKPKLGVVRIGDEESFVIADVPGLIEGAHEGIGLGDRFLKHIERCKLIIHIVDISGIDGRSPEEDFLKINRELENYSEKLAKKPQIVVANKIDMLYDDKKYDSFEKFVKDRGIEYVYPVSVIANEGIKPVLMKAWELIKEIPREELEEEYSVDELLCEMNKKDDWIINKLEDHVFEVDGRIVDDVLKKYVFTGDEGIINFLQVMRTLGMEVELENAGVEEGDMIIIAGYEFEYVI
- a CDS encoding DNA alkylation repair protein, with protein sequence MNFDNLFEEMMKHKNEKEAEKMSAYMLNKFKYIGIKTPERRKIFKNFFKEYKKEEIINWDFINKCWENEYRELQYSAIDYLKEMVKFLTEKDIPKIKKLIITKSWWDTVDGIDVIVGETALKYPEINKTLIKWSKDKNIWLRRIAIDHQLLRKEKTNTELLSEIIENNLNGTEFFINKAIGWALRDYSKTNPDWVTDFIEKNKDKMSKLSIKEASKYI
- a CDS encoding radical SAM protein, which codes for MKGIVNKIIPFSNVDGPGNRLSIFFQGCNFDCLYCHNPETIEVFGENKVPEEISVMGIDDILKEIEEVAPFISGITVSGGECSLQWKFLTELFKAVKKRWERMTCFVDSNGSIPLWTEDKKEFLSVTDKIMLDIKAFDEKDHILMVGVSNENVIKNFKFLVEIGKIYEVRTVIVPEIIDNEKTVDNISKLIAEYDKNLKYKLLRFRQNGVRRDVLVAYTPNDDYMNNLKNIATKNGLTDVIII
- a CDS encoding YjjI family glycine radical enzyme; translation: MSDQILSIIKNRVLTYEQKLRTLAGAAEDTLSVLNITPDIQEYRDKGIICDLFEGNAPYRARYITPDYEKFMKQGSKFLELEPAKDIWEATTNLLILYNHVPSITSYPVYLGNIDMLLEPYIKNEEEAYKAIKLFLLQIDRTITDSFCHANLGPEKTKAGEMILRATVELNTMTPNLTLKYDEDITPDDFAIQCVETSLKVAKPSFSNYKMFQKDFYGKDYAIASCYNGLSIGGGAYTLVRLNLAKLADEAKDEEDLLNNKLPDAVNKMARFMDERIRFLVEESGFFESSFLVKEELIYRNRFSGMFGMVGLAECVNKIIGAEKKEDKFGWSKYADDLGVKIIDKLQELVHNYKVKYCEITDDHYVLHAQVGIDTDHGISPGCRIPIGDEPVLPKHIKQTARFHPYFKSGIGDIFPFDEMASKNPASILDIIKGAFKEGMRYFSVYSTDADVIRITGYLVKKSEMEKLYKNEQVIQQTVVFGLGARENSKILERKVRGNE